In Miscanthus floridulus cultivar M001 chromosome 5, ASM1932011v1, whole genome shotgun sequence, one genomic interval encodes:
- the LOC136451182 gene encoding uncharacterized protein: MDAVIYDREVDRLEPSLVEGRVYFVGRMSAEPTMRSQEYKWADNDAVCHFTSVTTVNEVRNMDEKQIPLFPPFMHFNKVWEFYMDNDTYVDIIGMPFMVSSFGQTDGDYNRNIPTIHMVLLDGTYVYISWILIFSISVFGKLVTDNLMKWKKLAEDRAIVVLTMLRGNSIERRLETTEFSRMHFEPKIAAAHEAGEGLAAAVAAISRRYGNLQPKD, translated from the exons ATGGATGCAGTGATATATGATCGTGAAGTGGATCGACTCGAGCCTTCACTTGTAGAGGGTCGAGTATATTTTGTGGGGCGGATGTCCGCAGAACCAACTATGAGATCTCAGGAGTACAAGTGGGCAGATAATGACGCCGTGTGTCATTTTACCTCAGTGACAACAGTTAATGAGGTCAGAAACATGGACGAGAAGCAAATCCCATTATTCCCACCTTTTATGCATTTTAACAAAGTATGGGAGTTCTATATGGATAATGATACATATGTTG ATATTATTGGTATGCCTTTCATGGTTAGTTCATTTGGACAAACTGACGGTGACTATAATCGAAATATCCCAACTATACATATGGTTCTACTGGATGGCACGTATGTATATATATCATGGATTTTAATTTTTAGT ATAAGTGTGTTCGGCAAGTTAGTGACGGATAATCTAATGAAATGGAAAAAGCTAGCAGAAGATCGTGCTATTGTTGTGCTGACAATGTTACGTGGAAATAGTATTG AGAGACGACTCGAAACTACGGAATTTAGTAGGATGCATTTTGAGCCAAAGATCGCAGCTGCGCATGAAGCAGGAGAAG GTTTGGCTGCCGCTGTTGCTGCAATTTCTAGAAGGTACGGCAACCTGCAGCCAAAAGACTAA